A genomic window from Salvia hispanica cultivar TCC Black 2014 chromosome 5, UniMelb_Shisp_WGS_1.0, whole genome shotgun sequence includes:
- the LOC125186418 gene encoding uncharacterized protein LOC125186418 isoform X2 — protein MARRRRPDRRSASTGVSLLSFLSFLPHFSLSRSAAAQLRLGLHPATIWSHQPPPATAAAAYTAVSPPSTERDRERGSKRNEFRCCSPDSRRSSVDIAGQKLRLEDHDLKKRMASKECSFGSPRSHYSSVFFSLV, from the exons ATGGCTCGTCGGCGTCGACCGGACCGCCGGTCAGCCTCCACCGGCGTCTCCCTTCTCTCCTTTCTCTCGTTTCTACCTCATTTCTCCCTCTCTCGGTCAGCCGCTGCCCAACTTAGGCTCGGCCTTCATCCAGCGACGATCTGGTCCCACCAGCCGCCGCCTgccaccgccgccgctgcGTACACGGCGGTCTCACCGCCGTCGACCGAGAGAG ATCGTGAAAGAGGATcgaaaagaaatgaatttCGTTGTTGCTCGCCGGATAGCCGCCGGAGCTCCGTCGACATCGCCGGGCAGAAGCTTCGGCTTGAG GATCATGATTTGAAGAAAAGGATGGCATCTAAAGAGTGTAGCTTTGGTTCTCCGAGAAGCCATTATTCTTCAGTATTTTTCTCACTTGTATAG
- the LOC125186418 gene encoding uncharacterized protein LOC125186418 isoform X1, producing the protein MARRRRPDRRSASTGVSLLSFLSFLPHFSLSRSAAAQLRLGLHPATIWSHQPPPATAAAAYTAVSPPSTERGKKRIDRERGSKRNEFRCCSPDSRRSSVDIAGQKLRLEDHDLKKRMASKECSFGSPRSHYSSVFFSLV; encoded by the exons ATGGCTCGTCGGCGTCGACCGGACCGCCGGTCAGCCTCCACCGGCGTCTCCCTTCTCTCCTTTCTCTCGTTTCTACCTCATTTCTCCCTCTCTCGGTCAGCCGCTGCCCAACTTAGGCTCGGCCTTCATCCAGCGACGATCTGGTCCCACCAGCCGCCGCCTgccaccgccgccgctgcGTACACGGCGGTCTCACCGCCGTCGACCGAGAGAGGTAAG AAACGGATAGATCGTGAAAGAGGATcgaaaagaaatgaatttCGTTGTTGCTCGCCGGATAGCCGCCGGAGCTCCGTCGACATCGCCGGGCAGAAGCTTCGGCTTGAG GATCATGATTTGAAGAAAAGGATGGCATCTAAAGAGTGTAGCTTTGGTTCTCCGAGAAGCCATTATTCTTCAGTATTTTTCTCACTTGTATAG
- the LOC125187966 gene encoding splicing factor U2af large subunit A isoform X1, whose product MATHEADGNFLSPSQIESPELAAMQEKAHKGSTSSGSKHESRDRTRDRERESKSRDRARERGRDKDRDRDREKDRERDRDREREKDRDKDRERERDKDRDRHHRDRHRDRSERRERTGDRDDADDYYRSRDYERRKDYDKDREERHRHRSRSRSRAKSEHRSRSRSRSRSKSKRMSGFDMAPPTALLPNTAAAVAGQLSGATPTIPGMFPNMLPLPGGQFGALPVMPVQAMTQQATRHARRVYVGGLPPTANEQSVATFFSHVMSAIGGNTAGPGDAVVNVYINHEKKFAFVEMRSVEEASNAMSLDGIIFEGAPVKVRRPSDYNPSLAATLGPSQPNPNLNLAAVGLTPGSAGGLEGPDRIFVGGLPYYFTESQIRELLESFGPLRGFDLVKDRETGNSKGYAFCVYQDLSVTDIACAALNGIKMGDKTLTVRRANQGTTQPKPEQESVLLHAQQQIALQRLMLAPTIAPVTKVVCLTNVVTPDELMNDEDYEDIVEDMRIECAKFGTLVTLIIPRPVPDVENAPGVGKVYLEYADTESAVKARQGLNGRKFGGNEVVAVFYPEDKFWEGDYSG is encoded by the exons ATGGCAACTCACGAGGCTGATGGAAATTTCCTTTCTCCATCTCAAATAGAATCACCCGAACTAGCAGCCATGCAGGAGAAAGCTCACAAAGGTTCTACAAGTTCTGGATCCAAG CATGAATCTCGTGATCGTACAAGAGATAGGGAGAGGGAGTCTAAAAGCAGAGACAGGGCAAGGGAAAGAGGTAGAGACAAAGATAGAGACAGGGACAGAGAGAAGGATAGGGAAAGGGACAGAGACAGGGAAAGGGAAAAGGACAGGGATAAAGACAGGGAGAGGGAACGGGATAAAGATCGTGATCGACATCACCGAGATCGCCACAGAGACCGAAGTGAGAGAAGGGAGAGGACTGGAGATAGGGATGATGCCGATGACTACTACCGAAGCCGAGACTATGAGAG GCGGAAAGATTATGATAAAGATAGGGAGGAAAGGCACCGGCACAGATCTAGGTCTCGTTCAAGGGCTAAATCTGAGCACAGATCGAGGTCACGTTCACGCTCACGCTCCAAAAG CAAAAGGATGAGTGGTTTTGACATGGCTCCTCCTACTGCATTGCTTCCAAATACTGCCGCTGCCGTTGCAG GTCAACTTTCGGGAGCCACCCCCACAATTCCAGGAATGTTCCCCAATATGTTACCTTTGCCAGGCGGACAG tTTGGAGCCCTCCCTGTTATGCCTGTGCAGGCAATGACTCAGCAG GCTACTAGGCATGCTCGCAGGGTCTATGTTGGTGGACTTCCACCAACTGCTAATGAGCAG TCTGTGGCAACATTCTTTAGTCATGTTATGTCAGCAATAGGAGGAAATACGGCCGGTCCAG GAGATGCTGTTGTCAATGTTTACATTAATCATGAAAAGAAATTTGCTTTTGTGGAGATGAGATCAGTTGAAGAGGCTAGCAATGCAATGTCTTTAGATGGCATTATTTTTGAG GGTGCACCTGTTAAAGTTAGAAGACCAAGTGACTATAACCCCTCTCTTGCTGCCACGCTGGGCCCCAGTCAACCTAATCCCAACCTGAATCTTGCAGCTGTTGGGTTAACACCAGGATCTGCTGGGGGGCTTGAGGGTCCTGACCGCATATTTGTTGGTGGGTTGCCGTATTATTTCACAGAATCGCAAATCAGGGAGCTTCTCGAATCCTTTGGACCGCTTCGGGGTTTTGATCTGGTTAAAGATAGAGAAACAGGGAACTCCAAAGGCTATGCATTTTGTGTTTACCAGGACTTATCTGTTACAGATATTGCTTGTGCAGCTCTTAATGGGATAAAGATGGGTGATAAAACGCTCACTGTTAGGCGTGCTAATCAAGGTACAACACAGCCTAAACCTGAGCAGGAGAGTGTGTTATTACATGCGCAACAACAAATTGCATTACAG AGACTCATGTTAGCACCGACTATTGCACCAGTTACAAAGGTTGTTTGCTTAACAAATGTGGTTACCCCCGATGAGCTCATGAATGACGAAGATTATGAAGATATAGTTGAAGACATGAGAATTGAATGTGCAAAGTTTG GTACATTGGTGACTTTGATAATACCCCGCCCAGTTCCCGATGTAGAAAATGCACCTGGTGTAGGGAAG GTTTATTTGGAATATGCGGACACTGAAAGTGCTGTAAAAGCTCGGCAAGGACTGAATGGAAGGAAATTTGGGGGAAATGAAGTTGTTGCAGTTTTCTACCCAGAAGATAAGTTTTGGGAGGGAGATTACAGCGGATAG
- the LOC125187966 gene encoding splicing factor U2af large subunit B isoform X2 yields MNTGQLSGATPTIPGMFPNMLPLPGGQFGALPVMPVQAMTQQATRHARRVYVGGLPPTANEQSVATFFSHVMSAIGGNTAGPGDAVVNVYINHEKKFAFVEMRSVEEASNAMSLDGIIFEGAPVKVRRPSDYNPSLAATLGPSQPNPNLNLAAVGLTPGSAGGLEGPDRIFVGGLPYYFTESQIRELLESFGPLRGFDLVKDRETGNSKGYAFCVYQDLSVTDIACAALNGIKMGDKTLTVRRANQGTTQPKPEQESVLLHAQQQIALQRLMLAPTIAPVTKVVCLTNVVTPDELMNDEDYEDIVEDMRIECAKFGTLVTLIIPRPVPDVENAPGVGKVYLEYADTESAVKARQGLNGRKFGGNEVVAVFYPEDKFWEGDYSG; encoded by the exons ATGAATACAG GTCAACTTTCGGGAGCCACCCCCACAATTCCAGGAATGTTCCCCAATATGTTACCTTTGCCAGGCGGACAG tTTGGAGCCCTCCCTGTTATGCCTGTGCAGGCAATGACTCAGCAG GCTACTAGGCATGCTCGCAGGGTCTATGTTGGTGGACTTCCACCAACTGCTAATGAGCAG TCTGTGGCAACATTCTTTAGTCATGTTATGTCAGCAATAGGAGGAAATACGGCCGGTCCAG GAGATGCTGTTGTCAATGTTTACATTAATCATGAAAAGAAATTTGCTTTTGTGGAGATGAGATCAGTTGAAGAGGCTAGCAATGCAATGTCTTTAGATGGCATTATTTTTGAG GGTGCACCTGTTAAAGTTAGAAGACCAAGTGACTATAACCCCTCTCTTGCTGCCACGCTGGGCCCCAGTCAACCTAATCCCAACCTGAATCTTGCAGCTGTTGGGTTAACACCAGGATCTGCTGGGGGGCTTGAGGGTCCTGACCGCATATTTGTTGGTGGGTTGCCGTATTATTTCACAGAATCGCAAATCAGGGAGCTTCTCGAATCCTTTGGACCGCTTCGGGGTTTTGATCTGGTTAAAGATAGAGAAACAGGGAACTCCAAAGGCTATGCATTTTGTGTTTACCAGGACTTATCTGTTACAGATATTGCTTGTGCAGCTCTTAATGGGATAAAGATGGGTGATAAAACGCTCACTGTTAGGCGTGCTAATCAAGGTACAACACAGCCTAAACCTGAGCAGGAGAGTGTGTTATTACATGCGCAACAACAAATTGCATTACAG AGACTCATGTTAGCACCGACTATTGCACCAGTTACAAAGGTTGTTTGCTTAACAAATGTGGTTACCCCCGATGAGCTCATGAATGACGAAGATTATGAAGATATAGTTGAAGACATGAGAATTGAATGTGCAAAGTTTG GTACATTGGTGACTTTGATAATACCCCGCCCAGTTCCCGATGTAGAAAATGCACCTGGTGTAGGGAAG GTTTATTTGGAATATGCGGACACTGAAAGTGCTGTAAAAGCTCGGCAAGGACTGAATGGAAGGAAATTTGGGGGAAATGAAGTTGTTGCAGTTTTCTACCCAGAAGATAAGTTTTGGGAGGGAGATTACAGCGGATAG